A single Biomphalaria glabrata chromosome 2, xgBioGlab47.1, whole genome shotgun sequence DNA region contains:
- the LOC129924574 gene encoding uncharacterized abhydrolase domain-containing protein DDB_G0269086-like, which translates to MVRYLYKEKLQMADKAEIVALKEEGRLLELEGAELRKYVQERLIEREKLVKKKEIEKENLAMEKEIEKEKLAMGKGREKEKLVMEKEIEKEKLAMEKEREKEKLTIDKDKLAMDKEIEKEKLAISKEKLVTDKEIEKEKLAMEKEMLAIEKEKLEIKKGKAKDEGTGKKNDVSGNKLAKYKGTMFDENKIDIDIFLKKFEIEMKELAFPEDKWTFLLSKSFAAEVPSKICMSQNNYQIVKEQLLRTFRGCYGCSAARCA; encoded by the coding sequence atgGTCAGATATCtctataaagaaaaattacaaatggCAGATAAAGCTGAGATAGTTGCTTTGAAAGAAGAAGGGAGACTATTGGAATTAGAAGGAGCAGAGCTGAGAAAATATGTACAAGAAAGattaatagaaagagagaaactagtcaagaaaaaggaaatagagaaagagaacttagccatggaaaaggaaatagagaaagagaagttagccatgggaaaaggaagagagaaagagaagttagtcatggaaaaggaaatagagaaagagaagttagccatggaaaaagaaagagaaaaagagaagttaactattgataaagataaattagcaatggataaagaaatagagaaagagaagttggctatcagtaaagagaaattagttacggataaagaaattgagaaagagaagctagctatggagaaagaaatgttagccatagagaaagaaaagttggaaataaaaaaaggaaaagctaaAGATGAAGGTACTGGAAAGAAAAATGACGTGTCTGGAAATAaattggcaaaatataaaggtacaatgtttgatgagaataaaatagacatagatattttcttaaagaagtttgaaattgaaatgaaagaattggCTTTTCctgaagataaatggacatttttgttaTCGAAGTCATTTGCAGCGGAGGTACCGTCAAAGATTTGCATGAGTCagaataattaccaaatagtaaagGAGCAATTACTACGAACATTTCGGGGGTGTTACGGTtgtagcgcagcacggtgtgcatga